The Thermonema lapsum sequence GCACTCCCCCGAAACAGATTTTCAAAAACTTCTTCGGTCAGCTCAATCCAATCGTTGCGACGCATGTTTTTGAGCGCTTCTGAAGGCATAAAATCTGCTTCGCCATGCGGACGGGCAAAACGGTTCCATGGACAAACGTCTTGGCATATGTCGCAACCAAAAATCCAATCTTGCATTTTGTCCTTAAATTCAGCGGGCAAATTGTCCTTCAACTCAATAGTCAAATAAGAGATGCAGCGGCTGCCATCTACCACATAAGGTGCCACAATGGCACCGGTAGGGCAGGCATCGATACAACGCGTACAAGTGCCGCAATAGTCTTTTATGGGACCATCGGGCTCCAAATCGAGGTCAATAATCAACTCAGCAATAAAAAAGAAACTCCCCATTTTGCGGTTGATGAGATTGGAATGCTTGCCTATCCATCCTAAACCACTGCGCTTTGCCCATACTTTATCCATCACAGGTGCCGAATCCACAAAAGCACGCCCATGCACCTCGCCCACTTCGCTCTGCAAGCGTTGCATGAAATACTTCAGCTTCTTTTTGATGACTTTATGGTAATCTTTGCCATAGGCATACTTCGATAGCTTCAAGTTGCCTTCTTGAGGCAATGTTTCGGGGGGATAGTAATTGTAAAGCAACGAAACCACCGAGCGTGCCCCCTCTACCAACTTGCGAGGGTCTAAGCGCTTGTCGAAGTGGTTTTCCATGTAGTGCATCTTGCCATGATAAGCCTGCTTGAGCCATGCTTCCAGACGCGGCGCTTCTTCTTCCAAAAAAGTAGCTTCGGAAATACCACAAAAATCAAATCCCAACTCAGCGGCTATCTTTTTGACAAGGGCTGTATGTCGCTCACGCATTGCTTTCGGTGTCATGGTTTGGATTTTTAGTGCCGGCTCAATACAAACACAAAAGTAAGCGTTTCTATTCACCCCCTTTTGTTTTCATTCCCCTCCCTCCTTGCAAACAAAAAGACAGCCTTCAAAAAAGGCTGCCTTTTTAGAACCTATCTTTTGTTGTGTGGAATTGAAAGCGTTTAAATCACGTTTAGAATTGCTCTTCTTCGGTAGAACCTTTGAAGGCGAGCGTAGAAGCCAAGCCGCCGGTTACGGTCTCTTGGATGGCATCGAAATAGGGCACGCCCACAAAGCGCTGATGCTTCACGGCTTTGAAGCCTTTTTCTTGCAGTGCAAACTCGCGTTGCTGCAATTGAGAGTAGCCCAACATACCGTGCTGCTTGTAAGCCATAGCCAGCTCAAACATGGCTGTATTCATCGAATGGAAGCCTGCCAAAGTAATGAACTGGAACTTATAGCCCATTTCAGCCAGCTTCTCGCGGAAAGTAGCCATCTCGGATTCCGACAACTTGGCTGCCCAATTGAAAGAGGGCGAGCAGTTGTATGCCAACAGCTTGCCGGGATACTTCTCGTGAATCGCCTCTGCAAACTCCCGTGCTTCTCCCAAATCGGGATGTGAGGTTTCCATCCACAGCAAGTCGGCGTAAGGTGCATAAGACAAACCACGGGCAATGGCTTGCTCAATGCCATTCTTCACATAGTAGAAACCTTCGGCGGTGCGCTTGCCGGTGATGAAAGGATGGTCGCGAGGGTCTATATCGCTGGTAATCAGGTTGGCTGCATCGGCATCGGTACGTGCAATCAACACGGTGGGCACAGCACAGATGTCGGAAGCCAAACGAGCCGCCACCAGTTTCTGTATAGCCTCTTGCGTAGGCACCAGCACCTTGCCACCTAAATGACCACATTTTTTTGCCGAAGACAACTGGTCTTCGAAGTGCACACCGGCAGCCCCTGCCTCAATCATCATCTTCATCAGCTCAAAGGCATTCAAGTTGCCCCCAAATCCGGCTTCGGCATCTGCCACGATGGGCAAAAAGTAATCGATATTGCCTTCTTGCAAGAGGGTTTGCAGCTGGTCTGCCCGCATAAAAGCATTGTTGATGCGCTTCACCAACACAGGCACGCTGTTGGCAGGATAAAGGCTTTGGTCTGGGTACATTTCCCCAGCAAGATTGGCATCGGCAGCCACCTGCCAGCCACTCACATAAATAGCATTCAAGCCTGCTTGCGCCTGTTGTATCGCCTGATTGCCGGTAAGTGCACCCAAGCCTGCAACGAAAGGCTCTGTATGCAGCAGCTTCCACAACTTTTCGGCACCGCGCTTTGCCAAAGTGTATTCTATCTGCAGGCTACCACTCAAAGCCACTACCTGTTCGGCAGTATAAGGACGTTCAATGCCCTTCCAACGGGGATTGGTGTTCCAGTCATTCACCAATTGAGCGATTTTTTCTTGCTTGTTCATAGGGGTTCTTTTTTGGTTTTTTTATTCAAGGGGGTTCGGAGTCGAAAGCTTTAATCCAAAAGTTCGTAAGCTGGCAAAGTCAAAAAGTCAACGAAGTTCTCATCCAATACCAGCCGGTCGAAAAGCGCTATTGCTTGTTGCAATTTGCCTGTTGCCACGCGGTCAGCCCCCAACAGTTTTTTTATCTTTTCTACCTCTTCGGATTTCAGGCGCTTATACAGTTCTGGGGTAAGGTGGCGTCCGTCGTCCCACAAAGCATGGGGATTGTGCAGCCACTGCCACAGTTGGGCACGCGATATCTCGGCAGTAGCCGCATCTTCCATTAGATTATACAGGGCGGCAGCCCCCACGCCTTGTAGCCACGATTCGATATAAAGAATGCCTACGTTGATGTTGGTGCGTACCCCCTGCTCAGTAATCTTTCCTCCTTCCACATGGAAATTGGTCAATTCTTTTTCGCTAATCATATAAGCTGCAGAGCGTTTTTCTTCTTTTTGGTGCACTCTGCCGGCGAGCACCTCGTCAAAGGCACGCAACGCCACGGGCACTAAGTCGGGATGCGCCACCCAAGTGCCATCATAACCGGTATGCGCCTCCAGGGCTTTGTCTTGATACACTTTATCGAAAGCCCGGCGATTTACCTCTTCATCTTGGCGGCTGGGAATAAAAGCCGACATGCCCCCGATGGCATGCGCTCCGTGTAAATGGCATGCCTGTACCAGCCGCATGGCATAAGCACGCATGAAAGGCACCGTCATAGTTACCTGAGCGCGGTCAGGGAAAAGCACTTCCGGGCGCTTTCTGAACTTCTTGATGACGCTGAATATGTAATCCCATCTGCCTGCATTCAAGCCTGCCATATGGTCGCGCAGGGCGTAAATGATTTCTTCCATTTCAAAAGCCGCCGTGATGGTTTCTATCAATACAGTGGCTTTGATAGTGCCCAACGGGATGTCAAGGTATTTTTGAGCTTCCACAAACACCTCATTCCACAAAGCAGCCTCTTGATAGCTTTCCAATTTGGGCAAATAGAAATAAGGTCCGGAGCCTCGTGCCAACAGCTCTTGGGCATTGTGGAAGAAGTACAAACCAAAATCGAATAAAGAAGCCGAGACAGGCTCGCCGTCGATAAGTACATGTTTTTCGGGCAGATGCCACCCGCGAGGGCGCACCTTCAATACAGCCACTTCGTCTTTGAGGCTGTAGTGCTTGCCATTGGGCGCAGTAAAATCTATCTGACGGCGAATGGCATCATACAAGTTGATTTGCCCCTCGATGCAGTTGGTCCATGTGGGCGAGTTGGCATCTTCAAAGTCAGCCATGAATACTTTGGCACCCGAGTTGAGCGCATTGATAATCATCTTGCGGTCAACCGGACCGGTGATTTCTACCCGCCGGTCCTGCAGGTCTTGCGGAATGGGCGCTACCTGCCAGTCTCCCCCCCTGATGCCTTCGGTTTCTTTTGGAAAAGTGAGGGGTTGCCCTTGACTGATAGCCTGAAAACGCACTTCACGCTCTGCCAAGAGGGCTTTGCGTTTTTCATTGAAAGTGCGGTGCAGGTGTGCCACAAAGCGCAGGGCTTCGGGGCTTAATATTTCTTGGTAGCGCTCGTGCAAGGGAGCAATCACTTGAACGCCTTCGGTAGTAACAGATGTGGACATGACTCGGTGGTTTTTGATAATGGTTTGTGTTGTATGTTTCAAATGTAAAAAAGCGAAAAATAAAAATCAAGCGAATTTTCGCTAAATTTATTTTTTCGCAAAAAGTTCTTTATTTTGTGCAATCGAAACTATGCAAAAAGCAAATACCAGACTGCTTACCCGCATATAAATAATGCAAACACAAACAATAGCCGAATAAAAAGCACCTATGGCACTTCATGAGCAAAATATTCGCCTAACCTTTGGACTTAAGCTGCGACAACTGCGCCAAGAAAAAGGTTTGTCGTTACAAACTCTTTCGCAGCAGACGGGCATTTCGGTGTCTTATTTGAACGAAATAGAAAAGGGCAAGAAATACCCCAAAGCCGATAAAATTGCAGCCTTGGCAGATGCCTTAGAAGTAAGCTACGACTGGTTGGTATCATTGCAATTGCATCCTAAGCTGGCACCTCTTGCAGAGTTGCTGCAGTCTAATCTACTTCAAGAGCTTCCTTTGGATGTACTGGGTATAGACAAAGCCAAACTCATAGAGCTACTGGCAGATGCCCCTGCCAAATTGAGTGCTTTTGTGAGTACAGTGGTCGAAATCAGCCGCAATTATGACATGCAAGTGGAGCAATTCTTCTTTTCGGTGTTGCGTTCCTATCAAGAAATGCATGACAATTACTTCGAAGACTTGGAGGAAGCGGCTGCCGATTTCCGCAAACGTTATTTGCAAAATGCTACCACAAACAGCCATACACTTGCCAAGGTGCTATCGGAGCAAAGCGGCATTCGGGTAATTTACGAAGACTTCCAAGACAAAAGCTTGCATGCACTTCGTTCGGTTTTCATTCCCAAAAAGCGCTTATTGATAATCAACTCTCGCCTGTCGGAAGCGCAGAGGCGTTTCGTACTGGCGCGAGAGCTGGGTTTTGCCTACCTAGCACTGTCGCCGCGCCCCTATACTTTTTCATGGGTTACGGTAAGTGCTTTTGAAGAGGTTCTAAACAACTTCAAAGCTTCCTATTTTGCAGGTGCCCTACTGCTCCCCGCCTCTGACTTATTGCCACAAATAGAACACTTATTTGCTCTGCCTGCATGGCAGCCCGATGCTTGGTTAGAGTTACTTGGGCGCTATGTAGTTACGCCTGAAACACTATTGCATCGCTTCACCAACCTTTTGCCCCATTTCTTAGGTTTGCAGGAGCTGTTTTTCTTGCGCTTTAGCATGGATACCGCCTCTCAGAAGGTGCTGCTTACCAAAGAGATGCACTTAGGGCAGCTGCACAACCCCCACGCTACTGCCTTGCACGAACACTATTGCAGGCGCTGGGTGTCTTTGCAGGTATTGCGCTCCATGCAAAACCAACCACACGAGGGCTACCTTTGTGATGCGCAAATATCGGAATACATAGACAGCCCCAACCGCTACTGGGTGCTCACCATGGCACGCTCCTTGTACCCCACGCCTGCCACCTTGAGCAGCGTGTCCATAGGTATTTTGGTGAACGACCAAGCGCGCCAGAAAATCCACTTCCTCGAAAATGCTCAACTGCAGAGGCGAGCCGTAGGCGAAACCTGTGAGCGCTGCAGTGCTTTTGATTGCAAAGAACGGGTTGCTCCTCCGCTTGTATTGACCCAGAAGCAAAACAACCAAGCGCGTTTGCAAGCTCTACAAGCCCTGATACAACGCTATGAACAATCGTAAGCTTATATTGAAAGCAGGCGGCATCCTTGCTTTGCTCACCGCCATGGCATGGCTGCACGTATATGCTGCCCCGGGCTTTCATTTGCCCGACTATGACACACACCGCTATGCATGGAATGCCCGGCAACTGGCTGCCGGTCATTTCAATGAGCTGTTTCATCATCTGGCACCTTTGTATCAACTTACGCTGGCTGCTGTCTGGTTATTGTTTCCACGCATAGAAGTGTGGATAGCACTTGGAGCGGTGGTATATGCCCTTGTTTGCGTTTATTGGTGCAGTCAAACAGTTCATCATCTATGGCAGCGCATCGCTTTGTTTTTATTGTTGCAGCTCACGCCCTTGTTGTTTTATCACAACGGTGGCTTACAAACCACCCCCTTCTATTTTTTAGGCTTTACTGTGTGGTGGCAGTTCTATCGTCGCCGCCCGCAAGCAGGCATACCTACCCGCATAGAGGCTTTTTGGTGGGGAGTATGGCTTGCCTTGGAATACAAATCCATTTTCTGGCTAAGTGGTTTGTGGCTCTATGACGCTCGGCAGTTCATAACACGCCCCAACCGCCAGTTGCTGCTGCGCTACATCAAAAGAGGTGGACATGTTTTGTGGGTGCCGGTTCTGCTCGTTGCCGTAGGTACGCGGCTTGGCGTGCCATGGTGGCGCTACCCCGCGGCTTGGATTTACCTCTTTTTCCGAAAAGAATACCTCCGACAAAGTACCTTCGACGTGCTCTTCCACTTCAAATATTTGCTGTACTACGAACCCGTAGCCCTCATAGGCATATTGGCAACGCTGTTGTTTTGGTTGGGCAGAAAAAAATACCTGCCTCAAAAGTCTATGCAGCCGCTCTGCTTCATTGCCCTGTGGCTACTGCTGTTGATGAGTTTTCTGCCCAAAGCGCCCCGGGGCATTCTGTTAAGCCTCGTGGTTGGCTATACCTTTTTTGTACAAGGCTTAGAGCAGCTGCTACCCTTGTCTGCCTCGTATCGCAAAATATTGACAGGCTTGGGCGTAGGCATTGCGTTGGGAGTTTCTGCCTATCGTTTGTTGCCCTATGCTACCTACCTGCCCCCCTACAAAGAAGCAGCACGACGGCTAAGCCCTTACATCCACGAAAAGCAGACCATCCACAGTGTGCTCTGCTTAGCACCTGCTTTGTACCTTCCAATGGAGGTCTCTTTTCAAATTCATTTCAAACAAGAGCTGAACAGTCGCCCGCTTTTGGTAAGTGATGCTGCACTTTTGTTTTATGGTGAAGAAGCGCTGCATGCTTTGCGAAAACAAGCTACTTGGACACTCCCTCATCCTTTCTTGGGCTTTCCTCTCCTGCATTTGGAAAGTGCTGAATTCTATGGGCAAAGTTATGAACAAGCCCTTGAGCTCGCCGCACGTCTTAAAAAACAACAAGCCAGCATTTATTTCTTATCCCATTGAGCATACAACCGGCTGATGGCTTCTGCCATCTGTCGGTCTTTTTCGGTAACCACTCCGCCAGCATCGTGTGTGCTCAGTTTTATCTCCACGCGATTGTACACATTCCGCCAGTCAGGATGATGATTGAGCTGCTCGGCAAGAAGCGCTACCTGTACCATAAAGGCAAATGCCTGTTTGAAATCGGCAAACTCTACTTGAGCAACTAAAGTGTTCTTATCTTCTTTCCACTGCATTTTTTTCGTTGTTTTTTAGGTAGATAAAAGCAGTCGTTTCTTAAAATTTAGTAAATTCTTCACTATTTCGCTGTAGCTCTAAATGCAAATACTATGTGGAAAAAAATTCAAACCTTCATCGAAAGCATTATTCAATGGGAAGAAATCAGCTTGCACTATTTGTGGATTTTGGTACCTCTTGCCTTGATTTACATAGCTATCAAAGACATCTTCTTCAACAAGAAGCACACTATTAAGCACAACTTTCCGATAATAGGCAGATTCCGTTACCTGCTGGAGTCGATTGGTCCAGAGTTACGGCAATACATCGTGGCTCACAACCGCGAAGAGCG is a genomic window containing:
- a CDS encoding helix-turn-helix domain-containing protein, producing MALHEQNIRLTFGLKLRQLRQEKGLSLQTLSQQTGISVSYLNEIEKGKKYPKADKIAALADALEVSYDWLVSLQLHPKLAPLAELLQSNLLQELPLDVLGIDKAKLIELLADAPAKLSAFVSTVVEISRNYDMQVEQFFFSVLRSYQEMHDNYFEDLEEAAADFRKRYLQNATTNSHTLAKVLSEQSGIRVIYEDFQDKSLHALRSVFIPKKRLLIINSRLSEAQRRFVLARELGFAYLALSPRPYTFSWVTVSAFEEVLNNFKASYFAGALLLPASDLLPQIEHLFALPAWQPDAWLELLGRYVVTPETLLHRFTNLLPHFLGLQELFFLRFSMDTASQKVLLTKEMHLGQLHNPHATALHEHYCRRWVSLQVLRSMQNQPHEGYLCDAQISEYIDSPNRYWVLTMARSLYPTPATLSSVSIGILVNDQARQKIHFLENAQLQRRAVGETCERCSAFDCKERVAPPLVLTQKQNNQARLQALQALIQRYEQS
- the queG gene encoding tRNA epoxyqueuosine(34) reductase QueG, whose protein sequence is MTPKAMRERHTALVKKIAAELGFDFCGISEATFLEEEAPRLEAWLKQAYHGKMHYMENHFDKRLDPRKLVEGARSVVSLLYNYYPPETLPQEGNLKLSKYAYGKDYHKVIKKKLKYFMQRLQSEVGEVHGRAFVDSAPVMDKVWAKRSGLGWIGKHSNLINRKMGSFFFIAELIIDLDLEPDGPIKDYCGTCTRCIDACPTGAIVAPYVVDGSRCISYLTIELKDNLPAEFKDKMQDWIFGCDICQDVCPWNRFARPHGEADFMPSEALKNMRRNDWIELTEEVFENLFRGSAVKRTGYEGLKRNIRFVTDEKKEPLAASKGR
- the aceA gene encoding isocitrate lyase, with the protein product MNKQEKIAQLVNDWNTNPRWKGIERPYTAEQVVALSGSLQIEYTLAKRGAEKLWKLLHTEPFVAGLGALTGNQAIQQAQAGLNAIYVSGWQVAADANLAGEMYPDQSLYPANSVPVLVKRINNAFMRADQLQTLLQEGNIDYFLPIVADAEAGFGGNLNAFELMKMMIEAGAAGVHFEDQLSSAKKCGHLGGKVLVPTQEAIQKLVAARLASDICAVPTVLIARTDADAANLITSDIDPRDHPFITGKRTAEGFYYVKNGIEQAIARGLSYAPYADLLWMETSHPDLGEAREFAEAIHEKYPGKLLAYNCSPSFNWAAKLSESEMATFREKLAEMGYKFQFITLAGFHSMNTAMFELAMAYKQHGMLGYSQLQQREFALQEKGFKAVKHQRFVGVPYFDAIQETVTGGLASTLAFKGSTEEEQF
- a CDS encoding 4a-hydroxytetrahydrobiopterin dehydratase, with amino-acid sequence MQWKEDKNTLVAQVEFADFKQAFAFMVQVALLAEQLNHHPDWRNVYNRVEIKLSTHDAGGVVTEKDRQMAEAISRLYAQWDKK
- the aceB gene encoding malate synthase A; the encoded protein is MSTSVTTEGVQVIAPLHERYQEILSPEALRFVAHLHRTFNEKRKALLAEREVRFQAISQGQPLTFPKETEGIRGGDWQVAPIPQDLQDRRVEITGPVDRKMIINALNSGAKVFMADFEDANSPTWTNCIEGQINLYDAIRRQIDFTAPNGKHYSLKDEVAVLKVRPRGWHLPEKHVLIDGEPVSASLFDFGLYFFHNAQELLARGSGPYFYLPKLESYQEAALWNEVFVEAQKYLDIPLGTIKATVLIETITAAFEMEEIIYALRDHMAGLNAGRWDYIFSVIKKFRKRPEVLFPDRAQVTMTVPFMRAYAMRLVQACHLHGAHAIGGMSAFIPSRQDEEVNRRAFDKVYQDKALEAHTGYDGTWVAHPDLVPVALRAFDEVLAGRVHQKEEKRSAAYMISEKELTNFHVEGGKITEQGVRTNINVGILYIESWLQGVGAAALYNLMEDAATAEISRAQLWQWLHNPHALWDDGRHLTPELYKRLKSEEVEKIKKLLGADRVATGKLQQAIALFDRLVLDENFVDFLTLPAYELLD